The following proteins are encoded in a genomic region of Neovison vison isolate M4711 chromosome 12, ASM_NN_V1, whole genome shotgun sequence:
- the MRPL51 gene encoding 39S ribosomal protein L51, mitochondrial, protein MAGSLSLGAGRVLWGRVPLACRSFSLGIPRMFHVRLTLPPPKVVDRWNEKRAMFGVYDNIGILGDFERHPKELIKGPRWLRGWKGNELQRCIRKKRMVGNRMFLDDLHNLNKRISYLYKHFNRHGKYR, encoded by the exons ATGGCAGGGAGCCTCTCTTTGGGGGCAGGAAGGGTCCTATGGGGCCGGGTGCCCTTGGCCTGCAGAAGCTTCTCTCTGG GTATTCCTAGAATGTTCCATGTAAGGCTCACCCTTCCTCCTCCCAAAGTGGTTGATCGTTGGAACGAGAAAAGGGCCATGTTCGGGGTGTATGACAACATCGGGATTCTGG GAGACTTTGAAAGGCACCCCAAAGAACTGATCAAGGGCCCCAGATGGCTTCGAGGCTGGAAGGGGAACGAATTACAACGTTGTATCCGAAAGAAGAGAATGGTTGGAAACAGGATGTTCCTTGATGACCTGCACAACCTTAATAAGCGCATCAGTTACCTCTACAAACACTTTAATCGGCATGGAAAGTATCGGTAG